In Pelosinus sp. UFO1, one genomic interval encodes:
- a CDS encoding FtsX-like permease family protein: MTFLIWKNLLHRKLQSFAILFSIATGVAIILCVWALYNGVSFGMDISKQRMGADIVIIPGGATIEPSLVLFGGAAANTYMSQKNVDAIRSIPGVHKATPQFFTHSLTADCHDIGTNNRMIGYDPTSDWIVGPWLKKLQKTDLKDNEVILGAKVPTWTQNKIMILGTWYDIVTVAEETGTTLDYSLFVSMAEARRVVNKTPALKSIWEKQGPPAELISTVLVQVDESANIMDIVTKIQQVDYVQTIVAADVKKRINDQFTVLIGLLGGIGLLVVLLSLFQLFSRFYTLTVDRQAEWGLYLALGASSQEISSIIVGEAVIIAFAGSLAGLILGGGLYKLSLVLLQSYQSFPFVEPAWHFFAIASLLLIGIFSALGALAAWLPAYRGSQVDPSTVMTHGEFN, translated from the coding sequence ATGACCTTTCTAATTTGGAAAAATCTCTTGCATCGTAAACTGCAAAGCTTTGCTATCCTATTTTCCATCGCTACCGGGGTTGCCATTATTTTATGCGTTTGGGCTCTTTATAACGGAGTGTCTTTTGGTATGGATATTTCAAAACAACGTATGGGAGCTGATATTGTCATTATACCTGGCGGCGCAACCATAGAACCTAGCCTCGTATTATTTGGTGGAGCAGCGGCCAATACCTACATGTCCCAAAAAAACGTTGACGCCATTCGTTCTATTCCTGGAGTTCACAAAGCAACCCCTCAATTCTTCACCCATAGTTTAACAGCAGACTGCCATGACATTGGAACGAATAACCGTATGATTGGCTATGATCCAACCAGTGACTGGATCGTCGGGCCATGGCTAAAAAAACTACAAAAAACAGATCTCAAAGACAATGAGGTCATTCTCGGAGCGAAAGTACCTACTTGGACGCAAAATAAAATTATGATCCTTGGGACTTGGTATGATATTGTAACTGTCGCAGAAGAAACTGGAACAACTCTAGATTATTCACTCTTTGTCAGTATGGCTGAAGCACGCCGTGTTGTTAATAAAACTCCTGCACTAAAATCAATATGGGAAAAACAAGGACCGCCTGCTGAACTTATTTCCACAGTGTTAGTGCAAGTCGATGAATCAGCTAATATCATGGATATCGTGACAAAGATTCAACAAGTTGATTATGTGCAAACCATTGTGGCAGCAGATGTTAAGAAACGTATCAATGACCAGTTTACAGTTCTCATTGGTTTACTAGGGGGCATTGGCTTACTGGTGGTCTTGCTTTCTTTATTTCAACTCTTTTCACGTTTTTATACTTTAACTGTTGATAGGCAAGCAGAATGGGGACTTTACCTAGCACTTGGGGCTTCTAGTCAAGAGATATCTTCTATTATCGTGGGAGAAGCAGTAATCATCGCTTTTGCGGGATCGTTAGCTGGTCTTATTTTAGGTGGTGGGTTATATAAGCTAAGTTTAGTACTACTCCAGTCCTACCAATCCTTTCCTTTTGTTGAGCCAGCTTGGCACTTCTTCGCTATTGCCTCTCTCTTATTAATAGGAATTTTTTCTGCCCTAGGAGCTCTGGCCGCTTGGCTACCTGCTTACCGGGGTAGTCAAGTCGACCCAAGTACCGTCATGACACATGGTGAATTTAATTAA
- a CDS encoding ABC transporter permease subunit, whose amino-acid sequence MGRNNRKNWINQFIPWLIPIFVVIGWQVLTGDGVISSKILPQPLKIVDTFIKMIKTGELIGYVITSTQRALSGFIIGGGIGLLLGLLNGLSPSAEKLIDSSVQMIRNIPHLALIPLLILWFGIGEEVKLVLVSLGVFFPIYLNTFHGIRSIDPGLIEMGKVYGLKGFSLFWEIILPGSLASILVGVRYALGIMWLTLIVAETVAANSGIGYMAMNAREFMLMDVIILSIIIYALLGKSSDIIAKKMEQRWLEWRNIKNSGW is encoded by the coding sequence ATGGGAAGAAACAATAGAAAAAATTGGATCAATCAATTCATTCCTTGGTTGATTCCTATTTTTGTGGTCATTGGTTGGCAAGTATTAACGGGCGATGGTGTCATATCCTCCAAAATACTGCCACAGCCGTTAAAAATAGTAGATACATTTATTAAGATGATAAAAACGGGAGAATTGATTGGTTATGTTATAACAAGTACACAAAGGGCATTGAGTGGTTTTATTATTGGGGGAGGGATTGGTTTGCTATTGGGATTACTCAATGGGCTATCCCCTAGTGCGGAAAAGTTAATCGATTCCTCAGTGCAAATGATACGAAATATTCCTCATCTTGCTTTAATTCCATTGCTGATTTTATGGTTTGGCATTGGCGAAGAAGTCAAATTAGTACTTGTTTCTTTAGGCGTATTTTTCCCTATTTATTTAAATACCTTCCATGGAATTCGCTCCATCGATCCTGGGCTCATCGAAATGGGAAAAGTATATGGATTAAAAGGATTTTCTTTATTTTGGGAAATTATTTTACCAGGATCCCTGGCCTCAATTTTAGTAGGTGTACGTTATGCTCTAGGCATCATGTGGCTTACACTCATTGTTGCAGAGACAGTGGCTGCCAATTCTGGAATTGGATATATGGCAATGAATGCCAGAGAATTTATGCTAATGGATGTAATTATATTAAGTATTATTATCTATGCGTTACTTGGTAAAAGCTCTGATATAATCG
- a CDS encoding ABC transporter ATP-binding protein — translation MSNLIELQNISKSYGEDIIFSNLSLSVKKGTALAIVGDSGGGKTTLLSVMGLLQNTTSGRRLVDNIDVGSLTKQEQGKMRGKYFGFVFQRARLINSLTTLENVMIPAWLTQKDSNLKNRALELLTHFNMEHRLHHKPEQLSLGQLRRISLARALLLNPPILLADEPTNDLDPALAKSVADCLLQARNTGTSVVIITHDPALAARADEVLSLQNGQLNRVQH, via the coding sequence ATGAGCAACTTAATTGAACTACAAAATATTAGTAAAAGTTATGGCGAGGATATCATTTTCTCAAACTTATCTCTCTCTGTAAAAAAAGGTACAGCGTTAGCCATTGTTGGCGATTCGGGTGGTGGAAAAACTACCCTTTTATCAGTCATGGGATTGCTGCAAAACACTACGTCAGGTAGGAGACTAGTTGATAATATTGATGTGGGTTCTTTAACTAAACAAGAACAAGGCAAAATGCGAGGTAAATATTTTGGTTTTGTTTTTCAAAGGGCCCGTTTGATCAACTCCCTCACAACTCTTGAAAATGTAATGATACCTGCCTGGCTAACCCAAAAAGATAGCAATTTAAAAAACAGAGCACTGGAATTATTAACCCACTTTAACATGGAACATCGTTTACATCACAAACCTGAGCAACTTAGTCTAGGGCAATTGCGTCGCATTTCCCTTGCCAGAGCCTTATTATTGAATCCCCCCATCTTATTGGCTGATGAACCAACCAACGACTTAGACCCAGCCTTGGCCAAAAGTGTTGCCGATTGTTTGTTACAAGCACGCAATACTGGAACCAGTGTCGTAATCATTACCCATGACCCTGCTTTGGCAGCCCGGGCTGATGAAGTCCTCAGTCTACAGAACGGACAACTAAACCGAGTTCAACACTAA
- a CDS encoding uroporphyrinogen decarboxylase family protein translates to MGTRVFRDEMKPKERMEAVLTGKPFDRVPCSIQVSNQAGKLAGINHWQCYYSAEHTAQTQFEAYRIFGVESVGTGPGLPGIAEAVGSTVFYPKEENTPYITDFVLKEYGDFERLEIPDPWSKGRLPIHLKALELMVEGIGDDVPVVSNLAGPFTTAANIRGTDQFLRDLYHNPEFVHRLLKFAVDSTLAYVREAAKLGVRFSVADPTASATLIGPKQFDEFAFPYLRGLIQSIKELSGSAPTLHICGNTRKIWKSMADTGAGILSLDDTIDLAVAKQEVGHRVALLGNVKPTATMYLGTPDDVIRDAKGCLCKAYDNPKGYILALGCGLPMCAPVENIHAMFQVAREFGRYPFDPEKFN, encoded by the coding sequence GTGGGCACTAGAGTTTTCCGTGATGAAATGAAGCCCAAAGAACGAATGGAAGCTGTGTTAACCGGAAAACCTTTTGATCGGGTACCATGTAGTATTCAAGTGAGCAACCAAGCGGGCAAGTTGGCTGGAATTAATCACTGGCAATGCTATTATTCAGCAGAACATACGGCGCAAACTCAATTTGAAGCCTACCGAATATTTGGTGTGGAGTCTGTGGGAACTGGCCCTGGTTTACCTGGTATTGCAGAAGCGGTAGGGTCTACGGTTTTTTATCCCAAAGAGGAGAATACGCCATATATTACAGATTTTGTTCTCAAGGAGTATGGCGATTTTGAAAGACTAGAAATTCCTGATCCTTGGAGCAAAGGTCGTCTTCCCATACATTTAAAGGCTTTAGAACTCATGGTTGAGGGGATAGGCGATGATGTTCCTGTGGTTAGCAATCTTGCAGGACCTTTTACTACAGCGGCTAACATTCGAGGAACAGACCAATTTCTTCGTGATCTTTATCATAATCCTGAATTTGTTCATCGGTTGCTAAAATTTGCTGTAGACAGCACTCTCGCTTATGTAAGAGAAGCTGCAAAATTAGGAGTTAGATTTAGTGTTGCTGATCCTACTGCGTCGGCGACTCTAATAGGACCTAAACAGTTTGATGAATTCGCATTTCCCTATTTACGCGGCTTGATTCAATCTATTAAAGAGTTAAGCGGGAGTGCCCCGACCCTGCACATTTGTGGCAATACAAGAAAAATCTGGAAGTCAATGGCTGATACTGGGGCGGGAATTCTTAGTTTAGATGATACCATCGATTTGGCAGTTGCCAAACAAGAAGTTGGTCACCGGGTAGCCCTGTTAGGCAATGTCAAACCTACAGCGACAATGTATCTAGGAACACCTGATGATGTCATCCGTGATGCTAAAGGGTGCCTGTGTAAGGCATATGACAATCCTAAAGGCTACATTTTAGCTCTAGGTTGTGGTCTTCCTATGTGCGCTCCTGTTGAAAATATTCACGCTATGTTTCAAGTCGCTAGAGAGTTTGGGCGATATCCATTTGATCCTGAGAAATTCAATTAA
- the cysK gene encoding cysteine synthase A, translated as MSKISNNITELIGGTPLLRINKVSQGSKADVVVKLESFNPGGSIKDRIGFSMIKDAEEKGLIKEDTVIIEPTSGNTGIALAFIAAAKGYRLILTMPDTMSIERRNLLKAYGAELVLSPGSEGMKGAIRKAEELAAQTPNSFIPQQFNNPANPEIHRAITAEEIWKDTDGKVDIIIGGVGTGGTITGVGEVLKKRKPTIQVVAVEPFDSPVLSGGQPGPHKIQGIGAGFVPKVLNLPIVDEIYKVKNDEALDTARLLAKEEGILVGISSGAATFAALQIAKRKENEGKLIVTILPDTGERYLSTVLFQES; from the coding sequence ATGTCAAAAATTTCTAATAATATTACAGAATTAATCGGTGGTACACCACTACTTAGAATTAACAAAGTCTCCCAAGGATCGAAAGCTGACGTTGTCGTTAAATTAGAATCTTTTAATCCTGGTGGCAGTATAAAAGATCGTATTGGTTTTAGTATGATTAAAGATGCTGAAGAAAAAGGACTTATTAAAGAAGATACGGTCATTATTGAGCCGACGAGTGGTAATACCGGAATTGCCCTGGCTTTCATCGCTGCAGCTAAAGGTTATCGATTGATATTAACAATGCCTGACACTATGAGTATTGAACGGCGTAACTTATTGAAAGCATATGGGGCAGAATTAGTATTGAGCCCAGGTAGTGAAGGAATGAAGGGAGCAATACGTAAAGCGGAAGAATTAGCAGCGCAAACTCCAAATTCTTTTATTCCACAGCAATTTAACAATCCAGCCAATCCAGAGATTCATCGGGCAATTACTGCCGAAGAAATATGGAAAGATACTGATGGTAAAGTCGATATTATCATCGGTGGTGTAGGTACTGGTGGTACCATTACGGGTGTTGGTGAAGTACTTAAAAAACGTAAACCGACGATTCAGGTAGTTGCTGTAGAGCCTTTTGATTCCCCTGTTCTTTCTGGAGGTCAGCCAGGACCGCATAAAATTCAAGGGATTGGAGCAGGATTTGTTCCTAAAGTATTAAACCTTCCCATTGTTGATGAAATTTATAAAGTCAAGAATGATGAAGCTTTAGATACTGCTAGGCTTCTTGCAAAAGAAGAAGGTATATTAGTGGGAATTTCTTCTGGGGCTGCAACATTTGCGGCTCTCCAAATTGCTAAACGTAAAGAAAATGAGGGGAAATTAATTGTGACGATATTGCCGGATACAGGGGAAAGGTATCTTAGTACTGTGCTTTTTCAAGAAAGCTAA
- a CDS encoding DUF4418 family protein, producing the protein MNRYKILSWIALFISISLLLLPKYVPICTGHTGDGNPMQCHYTYQAEFIITLLAIILSASLLVLRTTEARLLNSFVVFLLGIIVIILPQPWAIGICENGACLKTTFFTTIGGSILAIIGLVLLLLTHKTQSEEVI; encoded by the coding sequence ATGAATCGTTATAAAATATTATCATGGATTGCTCTTTTTATTAGCATTTCACTGTTACTTTTACCTAAATATGTACCAATTTGCACAGGACATACAGGTGATGGCAATCCTATGCAATGCCATTATACATACCAGGCTGAATTTATCATTACATTACTTGCTATAATACTTTCTGCCAGTCTGTTAGTGCTACGCACTACTGAGGCCCGATTACTTAATAGCTTTGTTGTCTTCTTACTTGGAATTATCGTTATCATCCTACCCCAGCCATGGGCTATCGGCATCTGCGAAAATGGTGCTTGCTTAAAGACCACCTTTTTTACGACAATCGGCGGTAGTATACTTGCTATAATAGGCCTCGTGCTCCTTTTATTAACCCATAAAACACAATCGGAGGAGGTTATATGA
- a CDS encoding nitrogenase component 1, with translation MDYIKDKAPPVREDRLRACNAYGGSCNNLVDQSKKGCLNGIKRTFSQTQGCQLNLSLAILNTIRDAVVIVHGPLGCGGANLSVAGINKNFQQLRDSNARGLLWVNTNMGESEVINGGENNLRDAILYAEKEFRPSAIIIVNSCVPAIIGDDIDSVVEGVQGEIQAKIVPVHCEGFKTKIMASAYDAVYHGILRNLIPDLDAEVKSKQDNKNQLEELQEKYRISRTVNVLNVSSMSRIDEYELVRLLKALELKLNILPCYAHPEDFLKATEASLNVSICATHDDYFVEHLKTKYNIPYVLRTIPIGVKYTNRWILDIAKFFGIEEAAERFIAQETKLLEEALVPYRELFKGKRVMIGGGEIRVVANAELLTYLGLEVVGMRAYHYDQFADEMLDEVREGDRVPFNVATGQPFEQANLIANLKPDLYVGHVGGNGWAGKQGIPVLPIFHQSNIFLGYTGVFEFARRLARVLKNPSFNRNLGENTKLPYFKNWYEKDAFSYIDEGNG, from the coding sequence ATGGATTATATAAAAGATAAAGCACCTCCAGTACGTGAAGATCGTTTAAGAGCCTGTAATGCATATGGCGGATCATGCAACAACTTGGTGGACCAATCAAAAAAGGGATGCCTTAATGGGATTAAGAGGACATTTTCCCAAACACAAGGTTGCCAGTTAAATTTAAGTTTGGCTATATTGAATACGATTCGTGATGCAGTGGTTATTGTACATGGTCCTCTTGGTTGCGGTGGAGCTAATTTATCGGTTGCTGGAATTAATAAGAACTTTCAACAATTGCGTGACAGTAATGCACGAGGATTGTTATGGGTTAATACTAATATGGGTGAATCAGAAGTAATCAACGGTGGTGAAAATAATTTACGAGATGCCATTTTGTATGCTGAAAAAGAATTCCGTCCAAGTGCTATTATTATTGTAAATAGCTGCGTACCAGCCATTATCGGCGATGACATTGATAGCGTTGTTGAAGGAGTGCAAGGCGAAATTCAAGCTAAAATAGTACCTGTACATTGCGAAGGCTTCAAAACGAAAATTATGGCGAGTGCTTATGATGCAGTTTATCATGGAATCTTAAGGAATTTGATACCAGATTTGGATGCAGAGGTGAAATCTAAGCAAGATAATAAAAATCAACTTGAAGAATTACAGGAAAAATATCGTATTAGTCGGACAGTAAATGTGCTCAATGTTTCCTCTATGAGCCGTATTGACGAGTATGAATTGGTGAGATTACTCAAGGCTCTGGAGCTCAAATTAAACATCTTGCCTTGTTATGCCCATCCTGAGGATTTTCTCAAGGCCACTGAGGCGTCATTAAATGTGAGTATTTGTGCCACTCATGATGATTATTTCGTGGAACATTTAAAAACAAAGTATAATATTCCCTACGTCCTTCGCACGATTCCAATTGGTGTAAAATATACAAATCGTTGGATTTTGGATATTGCTAAATTCTTTGGTATTGAAGAAGCGGCAGAGCGGTTTATTGCTCAAGAGACCAAACTTCTAGAAGAAGCATTGGTACCTTATCGAGAACTGTTTAAAGGGAAAAGGGTAATGATTGGCGGTGGTGAAATTCGTGTAGTTGCCAATGCCGAACTTCTTACCTACCTTGGACTCGAAGTTGTAGGAATGCGCGCTTATCATTATGATCAGTTTGCTGATGAAATGCTAGACGAAGTTAGAGAGGGTGATAGAGTTCCTTTCAATGTAGCGACTGGGCAGCCTTTTGAACAAGCAAATTTAATTGCTAATTTGAAACCTGACTTATATGTGGGCCATGTTGGTGGCAATGGCTGGGCAGGTAAACAAGGGATTCCTGTTTTACCAATATTTCACCAAAGTAATATTTTCTTAGGTTATACAGGTGTCTTTGAATTTGCTCGGCGCTTAGCAAGGGTTTTGAAAAATCCTTCTTTTAATCGCAATTTAGGTGAAAATACTAAACTTCCCTACTTTAAAAACTGGTATGAAAAGGATGCTTTTTCTTATATTGATGAGGGAAATGGTTAG
- a CDS encoding ABC transporter substrate-binding protein → MKIIKSMLLLFSVLVALAGCGTNSATSDADSKRNVATSSVDLSKVTIRMGETGWARSQEGLKAAGLQNTPYKVEYSVFQGGNMQLEAMAANHLDLATSSEIPPIFASQSGNGGNFKVIGFYEGTTLNQELVVPKGSNIKAMADLKGKKVAYVKATTSQYFLLKMLKQAGMTWDDIIPVQMSTSDGLIALVGGKVDALAGYGNAIITAHQQGATVLVSAKDILSGNFMIEATPDAINDPAKHAAIVDYLSRLDKSYEWAAANPEKWAEIIAVNTHEPFEQSLITFKEGNAQRPNKVKPTSMQAIASEQDVADVFLGAGVLKNKIDVSSFWSNAFDEEIKKLLENKGK, encoded by the coding sequence ATGAAAATAATAAAAAGTATGTTGCTTCTATTCTCCGTTCTAGTAGCATTAGCAGGTTGTGGAACCAATTCAGCTACAAGTGATGCTGATAGCAAGAGAAATGTAGCTACTTCTTCCGTTGATTTGAGTAAAGTTACAATTAGAATGGGAGAGACTGGCTGGGCAAGATCTCAAGAAGGTCTCAAGGCAGCAGGTCTTCAAAATACACCTTATAAGGTAGAATATAGTGTCTTTCAAGGAGGGAATATGCAACTAGAAGCCATGGCAGCGAATCATTTGGATCTGGCAACTAGTAGTGAAATTCCACCAATCTTTGCTTCACAATCAGGTAATGGAGGTAATTTTAAGGTCATCGGATTCTATGAAGGAACTACATTAAATCAAGAATTAGTTGTTCCTAAAGGGTCAAATATTAAAGCAATGGCTGATTTAAAAGGGAAAAAGGTTGCTTATGTAAAAGCGACCACTTCTCAATATTTCCTATTGAAAATGCTGAAACAAGCAGGAATGACTTGGGATGATATCATTCCGGTCCAAATGTCAACTTCGGATGGATTGATTGCCTTAGTTGGGGGTAAAGTGGATGCGTTAGCAGGGTACGGAAATGCGATCATTACAGCACATCAGCAAGGTGCTACTGTTTTGGTTAGTGCTAAAGATATCCTTTCCGGAAACTTTATGATTGAGGCGACGCCAGATGCCATCAATGATCCGGCAAAACATGCTGCAATTGTTGATTATCTGTCAAGATTAGACAAATCTTATGAATGGGCTGCTGCCAATCCTGAAAAATGGGCAGAGATTATTGCAGTGAATACCCATGAGCCTTTTGAACAATCACTGATTACATTCAAAGAAGGAAATGCACAACGTCCTAATAAGGTGAAACCAACTTCTATGCAGGCCATTGCTTCAGAACAAGATGTTGCCGATGTATTTTTAGGAGCTGGGGTATTGAAAAATAAAATCGATGTCAGTTCCTTCTGGAGTAATGCATTTGATGAAGAAATAAAAAAATTACTAGAGAATAAAGGAAAATAA
- a CDS encoding nitrogenase component 1 produces the protein MSKFIERPRYLCTLGGAIATLKVLPRVIPIIHAAAGCGGNIANALHGASGYLGSGYCAGLALPSSNIYEKDIVFGGEERLTEQIATTLEVVDGDLYFVVTGCMVDIIGDDAVAVANRFHQEGKPVLGAETGGFKGNSYKGYDIVLSKLFTDFVEKNPVKKKNVVNLFGLVPIQDVFWKGNLNILKALLEKIGYEVNTFFGEGETLDNLKYAGAASLNIVVSDVYGIEPAKIFEEIHGVPYVIAPLPIGAAGTERFLRTVGEALGTKETIIEKVITEEKARYYSYIERLADVYNDLDFQRYSVVVADVNYAPAIARFLADDLGWLPELVMITDVLTDEEKQLVETRFQDFTSGIRPKLVFDTDTSNVSKHFNASWQKNNNDRYFDSFSPAFVLGSSLDRDFATSIGAPHLGVSYPLSNRVVLDRAYVGYRGALSLVEDIFGLLVGSR, from the coding sequence ATGAGCAAATTTATAGAGCGGCCACGCTATTTGTGCACTCTTGGGGGCGCAATAGCAACTTTGAAAGTCTTGCCAAGAGTAATACCTATTATCCATGCTGCAGCTGGGTGCGGTGGTAATATTGCCAATGCCTTGCATGGTGCATCTGGCTATTTGGGCAGTGGCTATTGTGCTGGATTGGCATTGCCAAGTTCTAATATCTATGAAAAAGATATTGTATTTGGTGGTGAAGAGCGATTAACGGAACAAATTGCTACCACACTTGAAGTTGTTGATGGTGACTTATATTTTGTAGTTACTGGATGTATGGTAGATATTATTGGTGATGATGCAGTGGCGGTAGCAAATCGGTTTCACCAAGAGGGCAAGCCAGTTTTGGGAGCGGAGACAGGTGGATTTAAAGGCAATTCGTATAAAGGGTACGATATTGTTCTAAGTAAACTATTCACTGACTTTGTTGAAAAGAATCCAGTGAAGAAAAAGAATGTTGTTAATTTATTTGGCCTTGTCCCTATTCAGGATGTATTTTGGAAAGGGAATTTGAATATATTGAAAGCGCTTCTTGAAAAAATTGGTTATGAGGTTAATACCTTTTTTGGCGAAGGAGAAACACTAGATAATCTTAAATATGCTGGTGCTGCTAGTTTGAATATCGTTGTATCGGATGTATACGGGATTGAACCTGCCAAAATATTCGAAGAAATCCATGGAGTGCCTTATGTGATTGCACCCTTACCTATCGGCGCAGCTGGAACTGAAAGATTCTTGCGTACAGTAGGCGAAGCCTTAGGAACGAAAGAGACTATCATTGAGAAGGTTATAACAGAGGAAAAGGCTCGTTATTATAGCTATATAGAACGATTGGCTGATGTTTATAATGATTTGGATTTCCAACGGTACAGTGTAGTTGTGGCTGATGTCAATTATGCTCCGGCAATTGCTAGATTTTTGGCTGATGATTTGGGATGGTTACCAGAGCTCGTGATGATTACCGATGTTCTTACGGATGAAGAGAAGCAGCTGGTCGAAACAAGATTTCAAGACTTTACTTCTGGTATTCGTCCTAAACTTGTATTTGATACCGATACGTCAAATGTGAGCAAGCATTTTAATGCTTCGTGGCAGAAAAATAATAATGATCGATATTTCGATAGCTTTAGCCCGGCATTTGTTTTGGGAAGTAGTTTAGATAGGGATTTTGCTACATCTATAGGGGCACCACATTTAGGTGTATCCTATCCACTATCCAATAGGGTTGTACTCGACAGAGCCTATGTGGGTTATCGTGGGGCATTAAGTTTAGTGGAAGATATTTTTGGATTATTAGTAGGAAGCAGATAG
- a CDS encoding ABC transporter ATP-binding protein, protein MSREGEVPAVQVEEKTAKIVARNINRIYQIKRKSDDKPTEFQAIKQLDLTVKKGEFLAIVGPSGCGKSTFLDMIAGLAKPSSGEIFIDNKLITGPALDRGIVLQGYALFPWRTVRKNVEFGLAVKKVPQKQRAEISQKYIELVGLHNFEDRYPHELSGGMKQRVAIARALAYDPEVLLMDEPFAAVDAQTREVLQEELLRIWEKTKKTIIFVTHGIDEAVFLADRVAVMSTNPGSIKEIVSINLPRPRDGIRSSADFGWVRHKIWELLQNQPAVLAEKQLSDQNIAEAISTSAAL, encoded by the coding sequence ATGTCGAGAGAGGGAGAGGTGCCTGCGGTCCAGGTTGAGGAAAAAACGGCAAAAATTGTAGCCCGTAATATCAATCGTATATATCAAATCAAAAGAAAATCTGATGATAAACCTACAGAATTTCAGGCTATTAAACAATTAGATCTCACTGTAAAGAAAGGTGAGTTTTTAGCAATTGTTGGACCAAGTGGTTGTGGAAAATCAACTTTTTTAGATATGATTGCTGGACTTGCAAAGCCGAGTTCGGGAGAAATATTTATTGACAATAAGCTTATTACTGGGCCAGCGTTAGATAGAGGAATTGTATTACAAGGGTATGCACTTTTTCCCTGGCGGACAGTGCGGAAGAATGTTGAATTTGGTCTAGCGGTAAAGAAAGTTCCCCAAAAGCAAAGAGCAGAAATTAGTCAGAAGTATATTGAATTGGTTGGATTACACAATTTTGAAGATCGGTATCCCCATGAACTCTCTGGAGGGATGAAACAACGCGTGGCCATTGCTAGAGCCTTGGCTTATGATCCTGAGGTTTTATTGATGGATGAACCTTTTGCGGCCGTCGATGCCCAGACTCGAGAAGTTTTGCAGGAAGAACTGTTGCGTATTTGGGAAAAAACCAAAAAAACAATTATATTTGTTACTCATGGTATTGATGAAGCAGTATTTTTAGCAGATCGGGTGGCGGTCATGTCTACCAATCCTGGAAGTATCAAGGAAATTGTTAGCATTAATCTACCGCGCCCCCGGGATGGTATTCGTTCATCTGCTGACTTTGGGTGGGTACGGCATAAGATTTGGGAGCTTCTGCAAAACCAACCAGCTGTTCTGGCTGAAAAACAACTTTCAGATCAAAATATAGCGGAAGCCATATCGACGTCGGCAGCGTTATAG